From Takifugu rubripes unplaced genomic scaffold, fTakRub1.2, whole genome shotgun sequence, one genomic window encodes:
- the LOC101065618 gene encoding E3 ubiquitin-protein ligase RNF31-like isoform X3, translating into MLPVGAEEELRTLRECHYRYPEETLYDLQRVRSQFPDLRLFVDFYCFLNKEKKRLVHLAGTLPVLYEGSEYNIPVCIWLHETHPVSRPRCYVCPSVSMVINPSCTCVDATGIINLDGLRNWTHGVSSLSLLVSDMVQMFQKDTPLYDRCAVGPPAPESDKSRKLKPGKSYAEELMGIDFSSPPSSSSNSSSCSAVEPLSRTLGALTLASRPSRDPQGGSQAPTGATRKGEKAPDSGPAPGNPPVGTEKVQPHPGTKLEYLKMAALLPPDRAKVFLLLMSTPGHSFTLADVLEAVQLNRDFPSALKFLSHSCPICQEQVSFSQIITMTHCSCFLCQTCFKTFFSSAIKEKSIDLLVCPQCGKPEVKDPGRMEESMDYFNLLDTQVSPPGPPTQRKLRDRALQEMPNFRWCSHCSFGVLHEADRLRMDCPSCKKSTCSQCRSPWSPQHQGLSCQQFRLWQQQNKVDHHSTQLWSYKSFACPSCQCVFSLSRGGCLHFTCSQCQHQFCGGCSRPFSLGSECRFSAECRTRGLHAHHPRDCLYHLRDWSVSRLHLLLQHYRVSPTCLEASEGSSPASCCTGTCSVLELRDDSSRQEEACGRAALPGHRGYCEVHYKERLVELVNHFGCDPVILFSPAEMRAELQRWNVVVPPPSLDEPERLYVHRLRLTLTNRVPLWKLPSVVQHHGNCPPPPSAGAPHALTD; encoded by the exons ATGCTGCCCGTCGGAGCTGAGGAAGAGCTGCGGACTTTAAGGGAG TGTCACTACAGGTATCCAGAAGAGACTCTGTATGACCTTCAGAGGGTCCGCTCTCAGTTTCCTGACCTTCGGCTCTTTGTGGATTTTTACT GTTTTCTAAACAAAGAGAAGAAGCGGCTGGTCCACCTGGCCGGGACCCTTCCCGTCCTCTATGAGG gaagtgagtaTAATATCCCAGTGTGCATCTGGCTACATGAGACGCACCCAGTGTCCCGCCCCCGCTGTTATGTCTGCCCATCTGTCTCCATGGTAATCAATCCATCCTGTACATGTGTGGATGCTACTGGGATCATTAACCTGGACGGCCTGAGGAACTGGACCCAC GGAGTTTCCAGCCTCTCACTGTTGGTGTCAGACATGGTGCAGATGTTCCAGAAGGACACGCCCCTTTACGACAGGTGTGCTGTCGGGCCGCCGGCACCAGAGTCCGACAAAAG caggaagctgaagccAGGGAAGTCGTACGCGGAGGAACTCATGGGAATCGACTTcagctctcccccctcctcatcctccaactcctcctcctgctcag CTGTAGAACCTCTCAGCAGGACGCTGGGTGCTTTAACACTGGCCTCAAGGCCCAGCAGGGACCCTCAGGGGGGGTCACAAGCACCAACAGGGGCAACCAGGAAGGGGGAGAAGGCTCCAGACTCTGGACCAGCACCTGGGAATCCTCCAGTTGGTACGGAGAAGGTTCAGCCCCATCCAGGAACTAAGCTGGAGTATCTGAAG ATGGCGGCTCTGCTCCCTCCAGACCGGGCCAAAGTCTTCCTGTTGCTGATGTCCACGCCGGGCCACAGCTTCACCCTCGCTGATGTTCTGGAGGCCGTGCAGCTCAACAGGGACTTCCCATCAGCGCTCAAGTtcctgagccacagctgccccatCTGTCAGGAGCAGGTGTCCTTCAGCCAG ATCATCACGATGACTCAttgctcctgcttcctgtgtcAAACCTGTTTTAAGACCTTTTTCTCGTCTGCAATTAAAGAGAAGAGTATCGATCTGCTGGTTTGTCCTCAGTGTGGCAAACCAGAGGTCAAAGATCCAGGCCGGATGGAGGAGTCCATGGACTACTTCAACCTGCTGGACACACAGGTGAGCCCACCTGGTCCACCCACACAG AGGAAGCTCAGAGACCGAGCTCTACAGGAGATGCCGAACTTCAGGTGGTGTTCTCAC TGCTCCTTCGGGGTGCTCCATGAAGCGGACCGGCTGAGGATGGACTGTCCCAGCTGTAAGAAGAGCACCTGCAGCCAGTGCCGATCACCT tggtCCCCTCAACATCAGGGTCTCTCCTGCCAACAGTTCAGGttgtggcagcagcagaacaaggTGGACCATCACAGCACTCAGCTGTGGAGCTACAAGAGCTTTG CGTGTCCCAGCTGCCAGTGTGTCTTCAGCCTGTCCAGAGGAGGGTGTCTGCACTTCACCTGCAGCCAGTGTCAGCACCAGTTCTGTGGAGGCTGCAGCCGCCCCTTCAGTCTGGGATCT GAATGCCGTTTCTCTGCTGAGTGTCGCACCAGAGGTCTCCACGCCCACCACCCCAGAGACTGTCTGTACCACCTGCGGGACTGGAGCGTGAGCCgcctgcacctgctgctgcag CATTACAGAGTCTCTCCCACCTGTCTGGAAGCTTCTGAGGGCAGCTCAcctgccagctgctgcacag GGACGTGCTCggttctggagctgagagacgacagcagcagacaggaggaggcCTGTGGACGAGCCGCTCTGCCTGGACACAGAGGCTACTGCGA GGTGCACTATAAGGAGCgtctggtggagctggtgaacCACTTCGGCTGTGACCCCGTGATCCTCTTCAGCCCCGCAGAgatgagagcagagctgcagcggtGGAACGTGGTCGTTCCCCCCCCGAGTCTGGACGAGCCGGAGCGGCTGTACGTGCACCGCCTCCGCCTG ACTCTGACCAATCGCGTTCCTCTCTGGAAGCTCCCATCAGTGGTCCAGCACCATGGCaactgcccccctcccccctctgctgGGGCTCCTCACGCCCTCACAGACTGA
- the LOC101065618 gene encoding E3 ubiquitin-protein ligase RNF31-like isoform X4 — translation MLPVGAEEELRTLRECHYRYPEETLYDLQRVRSQFPDLRLFVDFYCFLNKEKKRLVHLAGTLPVLYEGSEYNIPVCIWLHETHPVSRPRCYVCPSVSMVINPSCTCVDATGIINLDGLRNWTHGVSSLSLLVSDMVQMFQKDTPLYDRCAVGPPAPESDKSRKLKPGKSYAEELMGIDFSSPPSSSSNSSSCSAVEPLSRTLGALTLASRPSRDPQGGSQAPTGATRKGEKAPDSGPAPGNPPVGTEKVQPHPGTKLEYLKMAALLPPDRAKVFLLLMSTPGHSFTLADVLEAVQLNRDFPSALKFLSHSCPICQEQVSFSQIITMTHCSCFLCQTCFKTFFSSAIKEKSIDLLVCPQCGKPEVKDPGRMEESMDYFNLLDTQRKLRDRALQEMPNFRWCSHCSFGVLHEADRLRMDCPSCKKSTCSQCRSPWSPQHQGLSCQQFRLWQQQNKVDHHSTQLWSYKSFACPSCQCVFSLSRGGCLHFTCSQCQHQFCGGCSRPFSLGSECRFSAECRTRGLHAHHPRDCLYHLRDWSVSRLHLLLQHYRVSPTCLEASEGSSPASCCTGTCSVLELRDDSSRQEEACGRAALPGHRGYCEVHYKERLVELVNHFGCDPVILFSPAEMRAELQRWNVVVPPPSLDEPERLYVHRLRLTLTNRVPLWKLPSVVQHHGNCPPPPSAGAPHALTD, via the exons ATGCTGCCCGTCGGAGCTGAGGAAGAGCTGCGGACTTTAAGGGAG TGTCACTACAGGTATCCAGAAGAGACTCTGTATGACCTTCAGAGGGTCCGCTCTCAGTTTCCTGACCTTCGGCTCTTTGTGGATTTTTACT GTTTTCTAAACAAAGAGAAGAAGCGGCTGGTCCACCTGGCCGGGACCCTTCCCGTCCTCTATGAGG gaagtgagtaTAATATCCCAGTGTGCATCTGGCTACATGAGACGCACCCAGTGTCCCGCCCCCGCTGTTATGTCTGCCCATCTGTCTCCATGGTAATCAATCCATCCTGTACATGTGTGGATGCTACTGGGATCATTAACCTGGACGGCCTGAGGAACTGGACCCAC GGAGTTTCCAGCCTCTCACTGTTGGTGTCAGACATGGTGCAGATGTTCCAGAAGGACACGCCCCTTTACGACAGGTGTGCTGTCGGGCCGCCGGCACCAGAGTCCGACAAAAG caggaagctgaagccAGGGAAGTCGTACGCGGAGGAACTCATGGGAATCGACTTcagctctcccccctcctcatcctccaactcctcctcctgctcag CTGTAGAACCTCTCAGCAGGACGCTGGGTGCTTTAACACTGGCCTCAAGGCCCAGCAGGGACCCTCAGGGGGGGTCACAAGCACCAACAGGGGCAACCAGGAAGGGGGAGAAGGCTCCAGACTCTGGACCAGCACCTGGGAATCCTCCAGTTGGTACGGAGAAGGTTCAGCCCCATCCAGGAACTAAGCTGGAGTATCTGAAG ATGGCGGCTCTGCTCCCTCCAGACCGGGCCAAAGTCTTCCTGTTGCTGATGTCCACGCCGGGCCACAGCTTCACCCTCGCTGATGTTCTGGAGGCCGTGCAGCTCAACAGGGACTTCCCATCAGCGCTCAAGTtcctgagccacagctgccccatCTGTCAGGAGCAGGTGTCCTTCAGCCAG ATCATCACGATGACTCAttgctcctgcttcctgtgtcAAACCTGTTTTAAGACCTTTTTCTCGTCTGCAATTAAAGAGAAGAGTATCGATCTGCTGGTTTGTCCTCAGTGTGGCAAACCAGAGGTCAAAGATCCAGGCCGGATGGAGGAGTCCATGGACTACTTCAACCTGCTGGACACACAG AGGAAGCTCAGAGACCGAGCTCTACAGGAGATGCCGAACTTCAGGTGGTGTTCTCAC TGCTCCTTCGGGGTGCTCCATGAAGCGGACCGGCTGAGGATGGACTGTCCCAGCTGTAAGAAGAGCACCTGCAGCCAGTGCCGATCACCT tggtCCCCTCAACATCAGGGTCTCTCCTGCCAACAGTTCAGGttgtggcagcagcagaacaaggTGGACCATCACAGCACTCAGCTGTGGAGCTACAAGAGCTTTG CGTGTCCCAGCTGCCAGTGTGTCTTCAGCCTGTCCAGAGGAGGGTGTCTGCACTTCACCTGCAGCCAGTGTCAGCACCAGTTCTGTGGAGGCTGCAGCCGCCCCTTCAGTCTGGGATCT GAATGCCGTTTCTCTGCTGAGTGTCGCACCAGAGGTCTCCACGCCCACCACCCCAGAGACTGTCTGTACCACCTGCGGGACTGGAGCGTGAGCCgcctgcacctgctgctgcag CATTACAGAGTCTCTCCCACCTGTCTGGAAGCTTCTGAGGGCAGCTCAcctgccagctgctgcacag GGACGTGCTCggttctggagctgagagacgacagcagcagacaggaggaggcCTGTGGACGAGCCGCTCTGCCTGGACACAGAGGCTACTGCGA GGTGCACTATAAGGAGCgtctggtggagctggtgaacCACTTCGGCTGTGACCCCGTGATCCTCTTCAGCCCCGCAGAgatgagagcagagctgcagcggtGGAACGTGGTCGTTCCCCCCCCGAGTCTGGACGAGCCGGAGCGGCTGTACGTGCACCGCCTCCGCCTG ACTCTGACCAATCGCGTTCCTCTCTGGAAGCTCCCATCAGTGGTCCAGCACCATGGCaactgcccccctcccccctctgctgGGGCTCCTCACGCCCTCACAGACTGA
- the LOC101065618 gene encoding E3 ubiquitin-protein ligase RNF31-like isoform X1: protein MLPVGAEEELRTLRECHYRYPEETLYDLQRVRSQFPDLRLFVDFYCFLNKEKKRLVHLAGTLPVLYEGSEYNIPVCIWLHETHPVSRPRCYVCPSVSMVINPSCTCVDATGIINLDGLRNWTHGVSSLSLLVSDMVQMFQKDTPLYDRCAVGPPAPESDKSRKLKPGKSYAEELMGIDFSSPPSSSSNSSSCSAVEPLSRTLGALTLASRPSRDPQGGSQAPTGATRKGEKAPDSGPAPGNPPVGTEKVQPHPGTKLEYLKMAALLPPDRAKVFLLLMSTPGHSFTLADVLEAVQLNRDFPSALKFLSHSCPICQEQVSFSQIITMTHCSCFLCQTCFKTFFSSAIKEKSIDLLVCPQCGKPEVKDPGRMEESMDYFNLLDTQIRHFLPPHIHELFQRKLRDRALQEMPNFRWCSHCSFGVLHEADRLRMDCPSCKKSTCSQCRSPWSPQHQGLSCQQFRLWQQQNKVDHHSTQLWSYKSFACPSCQCVFSLSRGGCLHFTCSQCQHQFCGGCSRPFSLGSECRFSAECRTRGLHAHHPRDCLYHLRDWSVSRLHLLLQHYRVSPTCLEASEGSSPASCCTGTCSVLELRDDSSRQEEACGRAALPGHRGYCEVHYKERLVELVNHFGCDPVILFSPAEMRAELQRWNVVVPPPSLDEPERLYVHRLRLTLTNRVPLWKLPSVVQHHGNCPPPPSAGAPHALTD from the exons ATGCTGCCCGTCGGAGCTGAGGAAGAGCTGCGGACTTTAAGGGAG TGTCACTACAGGTATCCAGAAGAGACTCTGTATGACCTTCAGAGGGTCCGCTCTCAGTTTCCTGACCTTCGGCTCTTTGTGGATTTTTACT GTTTTCTAAACAAAGAGAAGAAGCGGCTGGTCCACCTGGCCGGGACCCTTCCCGTCCTCTATGAGG gaagtgagtaTAATATCCCAGTGTGCATCTGGCTACATGAGACGCACCCAGTGTCCCGCCCCCGCTGTTATGTCTGCCCATCTGTCTCCATGGTAATCAATCCATCCTGTACATGTGTGGATGCTACTGGGATCATTAACCTGGACGGCCTGAGGAACTGGACCCAC GGAGTTTCCAGCCTCTCACTGTTGGTGTCAGACATGGTGCAGATGTTCCAGAAGGACACGCCCCTTTACGACAGGTGTGCTGTCGGGCCGCCGGCACCAGAGTCCGACAAAAG caggaagctgaagccAGGGAAGTCGTACGCGGAGGAACTCATGGGAATCGACTTcagctctcccccctcctcatcctccaactcctcctcctgctcag CTGTAGAACCTCTCAGCAGGACGCTGGGTGCTTTAACACTGGCCTCAAGGCCCAGCAGGGACCCTCAGGGGGGGTCACAAGCACCAACAGGGGCAACCAGGAAGGGGGAGAAGGCTCCAGACTCTGGACCAGCACCTGGGAATCCTCCAGTTGGTACGGAGAAGGTTCAGCCCCATCCAGGAACTAAGCTGGAGTATCTGAAG ATGGCGGCTCTGCTCCCTCCAGACCGGGCCAAAGTCTTCCTGTTGCTGATGTCCACGCCGGGCCACAGCTTCACCCTCGCTGATGTTCTGGAGGCCGTGCAGCTCAACAGGGACTTCCCATCAGCGCTCAAGTtcctgagccacagctgccccatCTGTCAGGAGCAGGTGTCCTTCAGCCAG ATCATCACGATGACTCAttgctcctgcttcctgtgtcAAACCTGTTTTAAGACCTTTTTCTCGTCTGCAATTAAAGAGAAGAGTATCGATCTGCTGGTTTGTCCTCAGTGTGGCAAACCAGAGGTCAAAGATCCAGGCCGGATGGAGGAGTCCATGGACTACTTCAACCTGCTGGACACACAG ATTcgccacttcctgcctcctcataTCCACGAACTGTTTCAGAGGAAGCTCAGAGACCGAGCTCTACAGGAGATGCCGAACTTCAGGTGGTGTTCTCAC TGCTCCTTCGGGGTGCTCCATGAAGCGGACCGGCTGAGGATGGACTGTCCCAGCTGTAAGAAGAGCACCTGCAGCCAGTGCCGATCACCT tggtCCCCTCAACATCAGGGTCTCTCCTGCCAACAGTTCAGGttgtggcagcagcagaacaaggTGGACCATCACAGCACTCAGCTGTGGAGCTACAAGAGCTTTG CGTGTCCCAGCTGCCAGTGTGTCTTCAGCCTGTCCAGAGGAGGGTGTCTGCACTTCACCTGCAGCCAGTGTCAGCACCAGTTCTGTGGAGGCTGCAGCCGCCCCTTCAGTCTGGGATCT GAATGCCGTTTCTCTGCTGAGTGTCGCACCAGAGGTCTCCACGCCCACCACCCCAGAGACTGTCTGTACCACCTGCGGGACTGGAGCGTGAGCCgcctgcacctgctgctgcag CATTACAGAGTCTCTCCCACCTGTCTGGAAGCTTCTGAGGGCAGCTCAcctgccagctgctgcacag GGACGTGCTCggttctggagctgagagacgacagcagcagacaggaggaggcCTGTGGACGAGCCGCTCTGCCTGGACACAGAGGCTACTGCGA GGTGCACTATAAGGAGCgtctggtggagctggtgaacCACTTCGGCTGTGACCCCGTGATCCTCTTCAGCCCCGCAGAgatgagagcagagctgcagcggtGGAACGTGGTCGTTCCCCCCCCGAGTCTGGACGAGCCGGAGCGGCTGTACGTGCACCGCCTCCGCCTG ACTCTGACCAATCGCGTTCCTCTCTGGAAGCTCCCATCAGTGGTCCAGCACCATGGCaactgcccccctcccccctctgctgGGGCTCCTCACGCCCTCACAGACTGA
- the LOC101065618 gene encoding E3 ubiquitin-protein ligase RNF31-like isoform X2: protein MLPVGAEEELRTLRECHYRYPEETLYDLQRVRSQFPDLRLFVDFYCFLNKEKKRLVHLAGTLPVLYEGSEYNIPVCIWLHETHPVSRPRCYVCPSVSMVINPSCTCVDATGIINLDGLRNWTHGVSSLSLLVSDMVQMFQKDTPLYDRCAVGPPAPESDKRKLKPGKSYAEELMGIDFSSPPSSSSNSSSCSAVEPLSRTLGALTLASRPSRDPQGGSQAPTGATRKGEKAPDSGPAPGNPPVGTEKVQPHPGTKLEYLKMAALLPPDRAKVFLLLMSTPGHSFTLADVLEAVQLNRDFPSALKFLSHSCPICQEQVSFSQIITMTHCSCFLCQTCFKTFFSSAIKEKSIDLLVCPQCGKPEVKDPGRMEESMDYFNLLDTQIRHFLPPHIHELFQRKLRDRALQEMPNFRWCSHCSFGVLHEADRLRMDCPSCKKSTCSQCRSPWSPQHQGLSCQQFRLWQQQNKVDHHSTQLWSYKSFACPSCQCVFSLSRGGCLHFTCSQCQHQFCGGCSRPFSLGSECRFSAECRTRGLHAHHPRDCLYHLRDWSVSRLHLLLQHYRVSPTCLEASEGSSPASCCTGTCSVLELRDDSSRQEEACGRAALPGHRGYCEVHYKERLVELVNHFGCDPVILFSPAEMRAELQRWNVVVPPPSLDEPERLYVHRLRLTLTNRVPLWKLPSVVQHHGNCPPPPSAGAPHALTD from the exons ATGCTGCCCGTCGGAGCTGAGGAAGAGCTGCGGACTTTAAGGGAG TGTCACTACAGGTATCCAGAAGAGACTCTGTATGACCTTCAGAGGGTCCGCTCTCAGTTTCCTGACCTTCGGCTCTTTGTGGATTTTTACT GTTTTCTAAACAAAGAGAAGAAGCGGCTGGTCCACCTGGCCGGGACCCTTCCCGTCCTCTATGAGG gaagtgagtaTAATATCCCAGTGTGCATCTGGCTACATGAGACGCACCCAGTGTCCCGCCCCCGCTGTTATGTCTGCCCATCTGTCTCCATGGTAATCAATCCATCCTGTACATGTGTGGATGCTACTGGGATCATTAACCTGGACGGCCTGAGGAACTGGACCCAC GGAGTTTCCAGCCTCTCACTGTTGGTGTCAGACATGGTGCAGATGTTCCAGAAGGACACGCCCCTTTACGACAGGTGTGCTGTCGGGCCGCCGGCACCAGAGTCCGACAAAAG gaagctgaagccAGGGAAGTCGTACGCGGAGGAACTCATGGGAATCGACTTcagctctcccccctcctcatcctccaactcctcctcctgctcag CTGTAGAACCTCTCAGCAGGACGCTGGGTGCTTTAACACTGGCCTCAAGGCCCAGCAGGGACCCTCAGGGGGGGTCACAAGCACCAACAGGGGCAACCAGGAAGGGGGAGAAGGCTCCAGACTCTGGACCAGCACCTGGGAATCCTCCAGTTGGTACGGAGAAGGTTCAGCCCCATCCAGGAACTAAGCTGGAGTATCTGAAG ATGGCGGCTCTGCTCCCTCCAGACCGGGCCAAAGTCTTCCTGTTGCTGATGTCCACGCCGGGCCACAGCTTCACCCTCGCTGATGTTCTGGAGGCCGTGCAGCTCAACAGGGACTTCCCATCAGCGCTCAAGTtcctgagccacagctgccccatCTGTCAGGAGCAGGTGTCCTTCAGCCAG ATCATCACGATGACTCAttgctcctgcttcctgtgtcAAACCTGTTTTAAGACCTTTTTCTCGTCTGCAATTAAAGAGAAGAGTATCGATCTGCTGGTTTGTCCTCAGTGTGGCAAACCAGAGGTCAAAGATCCAGGCCGGATGGAGGAGTCCATGGACTACTTCAACCTGCTGGACACACAG ATTcgccacttcctgcctcctcataTCCACGAACTGTTTCAGAGGAAGCTCAGAGACCGAGCTCTACAGGAGATGCCGAACTTCAGGTGGTGTTCTCAC TGCTCCTTCGGGGTGCTCCATGAAGCGGACCGGCTGAGGATGGACTGTCCCAGCTGTAAGAAGAGCACCTGCAGCCAGTGCCGATCACCT tggtCCCCTCAACATCAGGGTCTCTCCTGCCAACAGTTCAGGttgtggcagcagcagaacaaggTGGACCATCACAGCACTCAGCTGTGGAGCTACAAGAGCTTTG CGTGTCCCAGCTGCCAGTGTGTCTTCAGCCTGTCCAGAGGAGGGTGTCTGCACTTCACCTGCAGCCAGTGTCAGCACCAGTTCTGTGGAGGCTGCAGCCGCCCCTTCAGTCTGGGATCT GAATGCCGTTTCTCTGCTGAGTGTCGCACCAGAGGTCTCCACGCCCACCACCCCAGAGACTGTCTGTACCACCTGCGGGACTGGAGCGTGAGCCgcctgcacctgctgctgcag CATTACAGAGTCTCTCCCACCTGTCTGGAAGCTTCTGAGGGCAGCTCAcctgccagctgctgcacag GGACGTGCTCggttctggagctgagagacgacagcagcagacaggaggaggcCTGTGGACGAGCCGCTCTGCCTGGACACAGAGGCTACTGCGA GGTGCACTATAAGGAGCgtctggtggagctggtgaacCACTTCGGCTGTGACCCCGTGATCCTCTTCAGCCCCGCAGAgatgagagcagagctgcagcggtGGAACGTGGTCGTTCCCCCCCCGAGTCTGGACGAGCCGGAGCGGCTGTACGTGCACCGCCTCCGCCTG ACTCTGACCAATCGCGTTCCTCTCTGGAAGCTCCCATCAGTGGTCCAGCACCATGGCaactgcccccctcccccctctgctgGGGCTCCTCACGCCCTCACAGACTGA
- the LOC101065850 gene encoding inositol monophosphatase 1-like, which translates to MTDLWQDAMDHAVSAARGAGQVVREALLEDRMVMVKSSSVDLVTQTDQKVEQLIIQSVKEKFPTHRFIGEESVAAGEPCVLSDEPTWIIDPIDGTTNFVHRWISFVAVSIGFSVNKQVEFGVVYSCLEDKMFTARRGRGSFCNGDPLQVSDQKAIKQSIIATEFGSDRDPEVVDKIFSSLRNILCIPVHGIRSAGTAAINMCLVASGCVEAYYEIGMHVWDLAAASLIVSEAGGVLMDVEGGPFDLMSRRVIAANNRTIAERISGEIQAYAPARDDAAAPGADP; encoded by the exons ATGACTGACCTTTGGCAGGACGCGATGGACCACGCCGTCAGCGCTGCGCGAGGCgctggacag GTGGTGCGCGAGGCtttgctggaggacaggatggtgatggtgaagagCTCCTCTGTTGACCTGGTAACACAGACGGACCAGAAGGTGGAGCAGCTCATCATCCAATCAGTGAAGGAGAAATTCCCTACACACAG gttcATAGGGGAGGagtctgtggctgcaggtgaaCCTTGTGTCCTGTCTGATGAGCCCACCTGGATCATTGATCCCATTGATGGGACAACCAACTTTGTCCACAGGTGG ATTTCCTTTGTTGCTGTTTCTATTGGATTCTCCGTCAACAAGCAG GTGGAGTTTGGTGTCGTCTACAGTTGTCTGGAAGACAAGATGTTCACagcgaggagggggaggggctcaTTCTGCAACGGTGACCCGCTGCAGGTCTCTGATCagaaag CCATCAAACAGTCCATCATCGCCACGGAGTTTGGATCCGACCGAGACCCCGAGGTGGTCGACAAGATCTTCTCGAGCTTGAGGAACATCCTGTGTATCCCAGTGCACGG CATTCGCAGCGCCGGGACCGCAGCCATCAACATGTGCCTGGTAGCTTCTGGCTGCGTTGAAGCCTATTATGAGATCGGGATGCACGTCTGGGACCTGGCAGCTGCGTCCCTCATCGTCTCTGAGGCGGGAGGAGTCCTGATGGACGTGGAGG GAGGACCGTTTGACCTCATGTCCCGAAGAGTGATCGCTGCCAACAACAGAACCATCGCTGAGAGGATCAGCGGGGAGATCCAGGCCTACGCGCCGGCCAGAGACGACGCGGCAGCACCAGGCGCAGACCCCtga
- the LOC115248616 gene encoding UPF0415 protein C7orf25 homolog, producing MSLHNMLQQQISSAQALLLRAEKLFQGVEGHQKLCGKIRAELRFLRRVESGELQVKESHLHSTNLTHLTAIVESAESVEGVVSLLHVFNYQDGDGVRQSLVVDVVASGGHTWVKAVGRKAEALHNIWQGRGQYGDKSIIRQAEDFLQASHQQPVQYRHPHIIFAFYNGVSCPMADRLRDMGISVRGDIVAVNIMAAQEGREEELEGEEETDEEEEEEEEEANSELTRVDRGTVVASLAFPAQVQVEECPRVNLDITTLITYVSSLSHGRCHFTFREPVLTEQAAQERQQQVLPQLDAFLEGKELFACRAAVHDFQAILDTLGGPGEKDRAQKLLARLHLVDDQPSERTMHLTRTAKVNERSLMIFGTGDALRAVTMTANSRFVRAAANQGVRYSVFIHQPRALTEGKEWRATPV from the coding sequence ATGTCTCTGCACAACATGTTGCAGCAACAAATCAGCTCTGCTCAGGCATTGCTGCTGAGGGCCGAGAAGCTGTTTCAGGGtgtggagggccaccagaaactCTGTGGAAAGATCCGAGCAGAGCTGCGCTTCCTGAGGCGGGTGGAGTCAGGGGAGCTACAGGTCAAAGAGTCTCACCTGCACAGCACCAACCTGACCCACCTGACGGCCATCGTGGAGTCAGCCGAGAGCGTCGAGGGCGTGGTCTCTCTGCTCCATGTCTTCAACTATCAGGATGGTGACGGCGTCAGACAGAGCCTGGTCGTGGATGTGGTGGCCAGTGGGGGACACACCTGGGTGAAGGCAGTGGGCAGGAAGGCAGAGGCCCTGCACAATATCTGGCAGGGGAGGGGCCAGTATGGCGACAAGAGCATCATCAGGCAGGCGGAGGACTTCCTGCAGGCCAGCCACCAGCAGCCGGTCCAGTACAGACACCCCCACATCATCTTTGCTTTCTACAATGGTGTGTCCTGTCCTATGGCTGACCGGCTCAGGGACATGGGGATCTCCGTCCGCGGGGACATTGTTGCTGTCAACATCATGGCTGcacaggagggaagagaggaggagctggaaggtgaggaggaaacggatgaagaggaggaggaggaggaggaggaagctaaTTCAGAGCTGACGCGGGTCGACCGCGGCACAGTGGTGGCCAGCCTGGCGTTCCCTGCtcaggtgcaggtggaggagtgTCCGCGCGTTAACCTGGACATCACCACCCTCATCACGTACGTGTCATCGCTGAGCCACGGCCGCTGTCACTTCACCTTCAGGGAGCCGGTGCTGACGGAGCAGGCGGCCCAGGAGCGCCAGCAGCAGGTGCTGCCTCAGCTGGACGCCTTCCTGGAGGGAAAAGAGCTTTTTGCTTGTCGCGCTGCCGTCCATGACTTCCAGGCCATTCTGGACACGCTGGGTGGGCCGGGTGAGAAGGACCGAGCTCAGAAGCTGCTCGCTCGCCTCCACCTCGTGGACGACCAGCCGTCGGAGCGCACCATGCACCTCACACGCACCGCCAAAGTCAACGAGCGATCGCTCATGATCTTTGGCACCGGAGACGCACTGAGAGCCGTCACCATGACGGCCAACAGCCGGTTTGTCAgggcagcagccaatcagggagTCCGATACAGTGTGTTCATCCATCAACCCAGAGCCCTGACTGAAGGCAAAGAGTGGAGGGCCACGCCCGTCTGA